The stretch of DNA GCAGCGATATTCACGATGGGATTTTACTTAACGACGCTCAGTACATTTTTTGATGTATTAACACAGGAGTTCTGGTTGCTGGCATTTTATTCCCTTACCACTCATGTTGTTGTCATTATCCTGATTATGTTGATGATCGAAAAAGCACTCGATAATATTAAGAGCCGCGAAAATTTCCTTCACGCAGAACGGCTTCATGTGATGAGTGAGCTTACGGCAAGTGTGTCGCATGAGATTAGAAACCCTCTGACTGTGACCAATGGTTTCTTGCAGCTATTGAAGGAATCAAAGAATGTATCGGTAGATGAAAAAATGTACATCGATTATTCGTTGAAAGAATTGGAACGTGCCGAACAAATTGTGAGTGATTTTCTAGCATTTGCGAAACCGCAATCTGAAAACATGGTGTATGCCAATTTAGAAGAAGAATTTAGGTACGTGAAAAATATTCTAATGCCTTATGCTAAAATGAATCGTGTCGAAATTGAATGTAATTTTACAAATACACTGAAGTTGAAATACGATAAAAATCAAATGCAACAGTGTCTTTTGAATTTATTAAAAAATGGAATAGAAGCAATGAAAGAAAACGGTGGAATTTTGACAATTGAGGTATGTGATTTCGATCAAAACATTATCTTAACCGTTAAAGATAGTGGCATTGGAATGACGGAGGATGAAATAAAGAATTTGGGCAAACCTTATTACTCAACAAAAAAAGAAGGTACAGGCCTTGGTATGTTAATGGTGTATGGAACGATCTGCAAAGTTAAAGGTAAAATTGATGTTGAAAGTAAAAAAGGTAAAGGAACTACTTTCACGATTACAATTCCAGTTTGAAAAATCATGAAGGAGTGTGCATAAATGCACACTCTTTTCTTATTATCTTTGCTCTGTTAAAAGGTACGGTTGTTTAATGTAAACTTGCGTTCCGCATGAGCCAACAAGTATGAAAATCACATACTTGTGGGTCTCACGATTGGGCCCA from Paenisporosarcina sp. FSL H8-0542 encodes:
- a CDS encoding ATP-binding protein — protein: MLETLLLNILFLIFPLLLFVIFFDNRKHFYNIVFLIAFAMISMILCMVYPIHLDIGFIFDLRYIPFIIVALYGGYWKVLPLFFVLNVYRFMIGGEGTIQSLLFSSSIFMIVPFWSKIFLRVNTQKRILIGVSAAIFTMGFYLTTLSTFFDVLTQEFWLLAFYSLTTHVVVIILIMLMIEKALDNIKSRENFLHAERLHVMSELTASVSHEIRNPLTVTNGFLQLLKESKNVSVDEKMYIDYSLKELERAEQIVSDFLAFAKPQSENMVYANLEEEFRYVKNILMPYAKMNRVEIECNFTNTLKLKYDKNQMQQCLLNLLKNGIEAMKENGGILTIEVCDFDQNIILTVKDSGIGMTEDEIKNLGKPYYSTKKEGTGLGMLMVYGTICKVKGKIDVESKKGKGTTFTITIPV